In Eubacteriales bacterium mix99, the DNA window CGGAAGGCCCCTGTCCCGGATGGCCGGCAGCAAACCGTTCAGCGCTCATTCGGAAGATCCCCGGCCGGATGGCCGGTTAACCGGCGAGTCCCGGCCGGTATCCTCCTATTTCGGCGGTTCAAAGGACACCGTCACCACTGTATCCGGCGCAACCACGGTATCCGCAGGTGGATCCTGACGAACCGATATGCCGGAGCCCTCAATCTGAAGCCTGAGACCAGCTGAAGTCAGGATATTGTTTACTTCCCGTACGGATTTCTTGGTAACATCCGGGACAGCAACCTGTTCGCCTTCTCCCTCCGCGGAGCCGGATCCGTTTCCGGTATACAGCAGCACCGTGGTATCGACCAGTACTTCCGCTTCCGGCAGCGGCATCTGTTTCGTAACTTTCGTGCCGGAAGACTCCGCCAGATAATCCAGCCCGGCTTCATGCAGCACCCGGGCCGCTTCCGTCAGGGACTTGCCGGTTACGTTTGGTACGGTGACTTTCCGGGTTTCCTTCCTGGTGTCTTCATCAAATACCGGCTTCACTCCAAGATACTTCAACGTGTCCTCCAGAATGGATTTCACATAAGGCGCAGCCACCACACTGCCAAAATCCACTGCAACCTTCGGCTCATCCACCATGAAAAGGACAATTACCTGGGGATCATCCGCCGGTGCGAATCCGATAAAGGAAGAAATCACTGCCCCCTGCTTGATCCCGCCGCCGGGACTGTATTTCTGGGCAGTTCCGGTTTTGCCTCCGACCCGATAACCCGGGATATACGCTTTCTTTCCGCTGCCCTCGCTCACCACGCTCTGCAGCACTTCCCGCATGATTTGCGATGTTTCGGGGGAAATCACCTGGCGAACTTTTACGGGATCGATTTCCTCATGGGATTTTTTGTTCCCGTCATCAAAGTCCAGCGCCCGGACCAGTCTTGGCTGCATCAGGGACCCGCCGTTGATCACAGCCGATACTGCATTGATCAGCTGAAGCGGCGTTACCGCAATGGCCTGACCGAACCCCATACGTGCCAGGTCCACATTCTTGACCGATGCCTGGTTCATAATCACGCCGCTTTCCTCACCGGCAATGTCCACACCGGTCCGGCTGCCAAAACCAAAAGCATGAATATAATCATAGAACCGATCCACTCCCAGCCCCAAAGCCATATCCATAAAAGCCGGATTGCAGGAATGCTGAACGACTTCAAAAAAAGTCTGCTGTCCATGGCCTCCCACCTTCCAGCATTTGATCCTCTGGCCATCCACAATCCGGTATCCGGGATCAAAAAAGGTGGAATTTTTTGTTACAACTCCTTCCTCCAGGGCAGAAGCTGCCGTAACAATCTTAAACGTCGAGCCGGGATCCATATTGTCCTTGACGGCAATATTCTTTACATAATCCTCCATAGCTTTATAGCCGAGCTTCCGGGGCGGATCGTTGGAATCAAAATTCGGGCGGTTGGCCATGCCAAGAATGTCCCCTGTTTTGGGGTCCATTACAATGGCATAGATCTTGCTGGCCTGATAATTATCCATTGCATCCGAAACAGCTTTTTCGGTAAAATACTGAATGGTCTGATCAATGGTAAGAATCAGATTCCATCCGTCTATGGGAGGAACGAGCCGCTCCACATTATCCGAAGTTTCCTTTCCCTTTGCGTCCGTTTCCATCACGATCCGCCCGGGAACCCCTTTCAGGTATTTATCATAATACAATTCCAGGCCTTCCTGCCCTTTCAGGCCTTCGCCCGGATCCGCATATTTCATGGTAAATCCCAGGACATGGGAAGCCAGATCTCCGTTGGGATAATACCGTTTCGGCTCCTCCGTGAAGTAAACGCCCTTGATACTCAGTTTACGGATCTTCACCGATTCTTCCCGGCTCAGCTGGCGCTTGATCCAAACTTCAGACTTCTTTTTGTCTGCAAGCTTTTTATAGAGTTCCTCCCCATCCATCTGCAAAATGGCAGCCAGCTTCTCCGAAGCATCCTTCGGATCCTCCAGCTGCCCGGGACGCACCGCAATGCTGTCTGCACTGGCACTCTGTGCCAGAACAACCTTATTCCGGTCATATATAATGCCTCTCTTAGGATAAACATCCAAAGTCCTGGTCCACTGATCCATTGCTTTTTCCTGAAGTTCATTCCCCCAAGCCAATTGAATATAGCCGGTTCGGATAATCAGTGCAAAAAGGATCAGCATAGTCACCAGCAAAAATATCAGAAGCCTTTTTCGATTTGTCACTGCAGGCGCTGACATCGTTCATTCCCCCTTCCGGAAAGCAGGAAACAAGTGCTAGTTGGATAATCCCAGAAGACGATTCCAGATGCTTTTCCCCGGTCGGCCTGTTTTTTCGGCATCCACATGTTTCTCCTGCTTTCCGGGTTCCTTTGGAAGTTCCACATATTGAACCTGACCGCTTTCCGGATACTGCATGTTTAAGTCTGCAGTTGCCTTGAATTCAATGTTGTTCAGGTCCTCACCGCCGGCAAGTTCCACCTTCAGCCTGTCCTGCTGACTGTATACCTTGTCAAGGGAATCTTCCAATTCCGCAATACGGTCATGGTAATTCATAATCAAAGTGTAACGAAAAACAGCAAAGCAAGCGACAGCAAAACAAACCAAAACCATTCCGATGGTCAGGATCTTGTTCCGGATACTGCGCTCCGGATAAACCCTCCTGCCGGATTGTCTTTTCGGTGCCGGCTCCTCCTTTCGGGACGGTTCCGGAATCGGCTCCATCTCTTCAAGGTATCCGTATTTCTCTGCTACTACCATTTTATTCAGCCTCCCTGCTGTTTATGAGTTCCGCAATTCTGTTGAAGCTTCTGACATACCCGAAGCTTTGCACTGCGGGATCGGGGATTTGTTTCCAATTCCACATCATTTGGAATAATCGGCTTTTTTGTCAAAATCTTTACTTCCGGAATTCTCCCGCAAGTGCAGATGGGGGCATCCGGCGGGCAAATACAGGGATCCTGCAGATTTCGAAAGGTTCTTTTTACAATCCGATCCTCCAGCGAATGAAAGGTTATGATACAAAGACGTCCGCCCGGCTTCAGAATACTCACGGCATTTCGGATCCCGTCTTCCAGAAGACTCAGCTCCTGGTTCACTTCAATCCGGATTGCCTGGAACGTCCGCCTGGCTGGATGAGGCCCCTTTCGTCTGGCGGAAGCCGGTATGGCTTTCTTAATTACCTTTACCAGCTCCCCGGTGGTGGCAATGGGGCGGTTTTCCACAATAAACCGGGCGATCCGTTTCGCCCAGCGCTCTTCCCCGTATTCCCGGATGACCCTGGCCAGCTCTGCTTCCGGATACCCGTTCACCAGTTCATAGGCACTGAACTCCTGCGTGGTATCCATCCGCATATCCAGACGGACATCCTCCCTGTAGGAGAATCCTCTCTTCACAGCATCCAACTGATAGGAAGAGACCCCAAGATCCATCAGCATACCATCTGCAGCAGGGATACCAAGGTCTGACATTATTTCCCTTATTTCAATATAATTGCCATGCACCGGTGAAAGAAAAGGCCCGTAATCCTTCAGCCTTTCAGAAACCGCCAGGATTGCCTCCGGATCCCGATCCACTCCGATCAGTCTGCCGCCGGGAACAATCCGCTTCAATATCTCTATGGAATGTCCTCCGCCGCCGATGGTGCCGTCCACATATATTCCGCCGGGGGCAGGGTTCAGGTATTTCAATGTCTCCTGCAGCAATACAGGGGTATGATGAAATTCCATAACCGCATTCTCCTTCCCCTGATCAGATACCCAGTTCTGCCATATGTTCCACAATTTTGTCCTGGCTCAGACTGGATTCATTGTTGTAGGCATCCCATGCATCCCTGTCCCAGATTTCGACCCGGGTGGAGACGCCGATAATGGCCAGTTCCTTATTCAAATCGGCATGCTGTCTCAGATTGGCCGGAATCAGGATCCTCCCCTGCTTATCCACCCCGCATTCCGCGGCGCCGGCAAAGAAAAAACGGATAAAGGCCCGTGCATCCTTGCTGGTAAGGGGCAGGGTACGCAGCTTTTTCTCCAGATTGCTCCATTCCCCGTTGGGGTAAACAAACAAGCAATGATCCAGTCCTTTCGTTACCACAAACTTCTCGCCCAGTTCCTCCCGAAACTTTGCAGGCAGGATGACTCTTCCCTTTGGATCGATCGTATGTTGATATTCCCCAATGAACAAGCCGCCTCACCCACTTCCCTGTCTCCGTCATGGAAGATGCCCATCCACCACTTTACTCCACTTTGTACCACTCTACTCTATTATTCTATATGGCTTCCTGAATTCCTCCCACATTCAAAAAGTTTCATAAAAAAAGAGTGCACAGAATTCATCCCGTTGCACTCCAATACTGTGGTCAAGCGATTCTCTTCAGGCGGAAACCGATATGGTCGCAGGATACCAGGTGGTACCGGGTACCCTTGTATTCTCCTTCAAAAGCGTCTCTCGTTCCTTCTCCATGCAGATGCCCGTATACCACATGGGAAAGCTGATACTGTTCCAGAATCCTCACAGCATCCGTAATCCTGCCTCCCTCGCCAAAGGGAGGATAATGAAGCAGGACAATCCGGCTGTCCGCGGACCGGTTCGCATGATCCAGGGATAGTTTCAGCCGTTGAAGCTCTCTTTTATATATCTTGGTATCGTGTTCTCCGAAATCCTTTGTGCCGGGATGGATCCAGCCCCTTGTGCCGCAGTAGGCAATGCCGTCCAACAGAAAGCTGTCATTCTGCAGGACGTGCATGGAGGGAGGCAAAATGCTCCGTACCCTGGACAGGGAAGACCACCAGTAATCGTGGTTCCCACGGATCAGAACCTTTTCCCCCGGAAGTCTGCCGATGCTCAAAAGGTCCGGCCTTGCTTCCTCCAGCCGCATGGCCCAGCTGATATCTCCCGGGATCAGAACGATATCCTTCGGTCCGACCCGTTTTCTCCAGTCTTCCTGTATCCTGTCCCAATGATGAATCCACTGGCTCCCAAAAACATCCATGGGTTTGTTGACCGCTCCGGAAAGATGAAGATCCCCGATTGCAAAAACGCAGCGTTTCATACTGCGCCTTACAGAATGCCTTTCTGCTTCATTTGTTCCATTATCCCGTCATTGATCTCCTGCGGTGTTTTGGAAACATCCTGAACCAGAAAATGGATATAGGCTGTCTCATGGTTATGGTAATAATCCTGAAGCGGTGCGGTCTTGCCTTTGTATTCCTCCAGCCGCTTCCGGATGGTTTCCCTGTTGTCGTCCTCCCTCCGGATCAGGGGGACATGGCAGTCCGGACATTCCTCCAGATGCTGGCTTTCATGAAATACCCGCTTGCAGTTGGGACAGATTTGCCTGCCCAGAATACGGAAAAAAAGAACTTCCGGTACAACGTCCAGTTCTATGATCAAATCCACCGGGCGGCCCATGCCGGCCAGGATTTCATCCAGTGCCTCCGCCTGGGCAATCGTTCTGGGATACCCGTCAAAAATCACTCCGTTCTGGAACTCCGGCTTACAAATTCCATCCGCCACTGCTTTGTTTACCACATCATCCGAGACCAGCTTTCCTTCCCTGATCACCTGTAACTCCGGATACAACGGGTGAGTCGGATGGTTCAGTATTTCACGGAACAAATCCCCTGTGGACAATTGTTTTACATGCAGACGCCTTGCCAGAAGACTCCCCTGCGTTCCTTTGCCTGATCCGGGCGGACCCAGCAGTATGATATTCATAATACTCCTCCTCGTCTTTCCTGATTCTGCAGAAATATGACTTAGGCTGTCAAATCATGGCCTTTATTCTACTAAATCCACTGCCGTTTGGCAAATCATATTTTCCGGTTTTATTTGGAATACTTATCCGCTATACTGGAGGCGGCATAGGAATCCGGCTTGATTTTACAATCAAACCCACAGGATTTGACCCAACCGACAATCTCAGGGATCATCTTCGAAGATGGTCCTTCATAACCGGCATCCACATGAATATCAATGTCGCAATTCATTCCCGCATCTGTCAGGTCATCCGACAGTTTCCGGGCCATTTCAAGACTGATGCCGGTCTCAAACAAAATCTTCTGCTCGATGTTGGAAATCTTTTTGGTCCGCCTTATATCATAGAAGAAAATTCCACCTCTTCCGATCCGCCAGACCGCTACCACCAATACGACCTTGGTAATATCAAAATTCTGGGAATCCGTACCGACGGTAATGCGGACCGGGTTGCCCCTGCCTTCCTCGATATATTTCCTGATCAGGCTGCACATCCTGCCGTAACTGACTTCTCCATATGTGATACTCTTCATATGCCCTCCCTCCTCTCCGCAACGATGCGATAAACTGTCGCTGTCTGAAGTTTCCATCTCACAATCATAGAACGTTCCTTCCCATTATACAATAGGACTGTGGGAGCATGCACTGTTATTTTATACTTTTAATGGATTTATTACTCTATTCATACAAATACCGGAAAAATACAACGTCAGCAAAAAACGACCGGCCTGGCAGGAATGGATTGCCCCATATGAATTGAAAAGAAGATGACATCCTGTTAAAATAGGGACAGCACAATACCAATAGGAAATATATGAAAAGGGGATTCATATGAACCGTTTAGGACAAAAAGTAAAGGAAGCCCGGATCAAAAAAGGCTGGACGCCCAAGGCACTGGCAAAGAAAGCCGGGATATCCGAATCGTACCTTCTTGAAGCGGAAGATGGTAAAAAAATCATGAATGAAAATCTGGTCCATCGGATTTCCAAAATACTAAAAGTAAATTTGAATGAAGGCGGGGACATTTATGCCTCTGCGCAGGAAACCGGAAATAAAGAGCCGGCAGGCGCTGTCCGCAGGGAATCGGAAAACGCTCCGTTCCCGGCAAGGCATGCCCATATCCCGGCACAAGCCACCGCTCCACAGTGGGAACAGGCTTTCTCCACGGTCCTGAAAGATGTGCAGGTATACACGCAGGATCTTTCCGGGGTACTCTGCCAGAAAAAGCTGGTCATTCAGGACAACAAGGTGGAAGGCATTCCTATGGACAGGGCATTTTTCGTCCGGATCGAACAGGAAACCGATCTGGATCGTCCGAAGCTTCGAAAAGGCGACCTGGTCCTCGTGCAGAAAACCGGCGCCATTGATACTGCCGGAGTCTATATCGCTCGCTTTCGGAACCGGGTACGTATCGGGGAAATCAAGCCCCTTGGCGGCGGTCTTATGCTGCTGGGCTCCCGCGGTGGCACCCGGGAAGCGGAAACCGTCAATGCCCGGGATCTCTCCGTAATTGGAAAGTGCATGAAAGCAGAGATTTCTTTCTAACGTTTCCGCAGACTGGCTGTTCCATCGGAAAACAGACAGAATACTACCAATTACAAAAACTATTTTTAGGAGATTTACCAATTTTCATGAAGGATCCCTCGGAGTATAATAAGAATTAATTATTATCTTTTATCCACTCATGGAGAGGAGTTTTGACAGAATTGAAGTTGTTGTGCGAAAAGGATGGATTATATGAAGATCTGGATGGGGTGCTGGACATTCTCACCCGGCGGGATCGTTCCTCCCGGCCTCCGGCATTTTTGTGGAGCCGGGTTTCCGATACCGTTCACCGGGAGCTGCTGTATCGGATTGCATCCGAACTGAACCTGCCGAATCCCAGACTGATCCCTTCCAAGGCTCTGGAAAAGCACTCTTTTTCCTTTCTCAACGGGGCTTCCCTCAATGGTTTGTATTCCTATTACAAGACAGGTATGCCACGCAAACCGGGAGTCCATATCATTGCGGGCATCTGCAACAAGCTGGACATTCCGCAGGTATCGAAGGAGGACTGGCTGAATTTTATCCGGAACAACAATCTGTTTTCCTGGGGAAATGTTCCCAATCCCATCAAACGTGAGATATTATGCAGGGCAGCATCTGAGCTGGGCTACCCCCATCCGATTTTCCTGAACAACGATGACTTTTCCAGACGTTTTCACTTTCTTGGCAATAAATCACTAACCGGTCTATATACCTATTATCGAAATCGATACGATGGTGCACGGGGCATCATTATCCGGAAAATGTGTGAGGCCCTGGATCTTACGCCGTCCAAAGAGGTTTGGATTGCTTATATCACCAGTCCGGACACCAATATTTTCTGGGATATCATTCCGGAAGAAATCATTCGGTGGATCCTGTATGATGCAGCAGAACAACTCGGTTACTCCAATCCCAGGATGTTTTCCATTGAGGACCTTAAAGTGGGTCTCGGCGAATTGAACGGAATGTCCCTTTACAGTTTTGCATCCCGTTATTTTGCCAAAGACAAACACGGGGCAAGGAACATTGATTTTATCTGTGATCAGTTTCATATTCCCCATCTGACTCTGAAGGACTGGTTTTCCATGATATCTCATCAGAGAAATTTCAGATGGGATCTGATTCCCAATCCGTATCTGAAATGCATTTTATGGAGAAAGGCCGGGGAAGCCGGCAAAGAACACCCCCGTATGCTGAAATACGAAGATATGGCGGAACCCTGCCGCTTTCTGAACAATAAAACGCTCATCAGCCTGTACAATCATCACCGTCCGGGAGCAAAAAAGGCAAATCGGGATACCCTTCAATATATCTGCAGCCTGGCAGGCATCCCTGCCATGAATGCCGTACAATGGATCCGGGTTCTGAGTCAGCCGGATTCCAAGACTTCGTGGGACAGGATACCGGCGGATGTCACAAGGTACATTCTGTACCGGGCTGCGAAGGAACTTCATTTGCAGAATCCGAGGCGGTTGGATTACCGGGACCTTTGCACCGCCCGCTTTGATTTCCTGGGCGGCAAGACACTGTCCGGACTGTATACCCATTATCACGAAAAGCAGGGGGACCATGGAGGAGCCCTTGTCCAGAGCCTTTGTGATGATCTCGGTATTCCGGCCCTGTCCAATGCCGAATGGATCCGGATGATTGCAGATTCCTCCATCTGTCATTGGGAAAATGTTCCTGTCAAGGTGCAAAGGGAAATCCTGTACCGGGCTGCTTCCAAAATGGGTCTCCGGCATCCCCGGCTCATGGGAACCAGGGAATTTGATTCGGTTCCCCTGTCGTTTCTGAACGGCAAAACCCTGAGCGGCCTGTATTACCACTATGCTGCCAGAATAAAGGGGAGAAACAACCGGATCAATGAGTTTGTCTTTGATCAGCTGAGCATCCCCAAAATGGAGATCCATCCCAAAACAGGCCGTCTGAATACGCTGGACAACAGCACACAGACCAGGTACTTTGACAGTCTGGCCAACCGGAAGGATTTTGTAAACGAATATCTGAAGCGATTCCCTTTTACGGACCTGCTGAGAAAGTATACAGCCATCCGCAAAGCCAGGGAGGCAGGAATTTACCGAAAAGGACTGATCACCGTTCTGGCTCCCATGAGTCCCGGGGAGTATATGGATTTTCTGTACGAGATCGTGAAAAACGTACCCAGGGACGAGCTGGGCATACGAAAAAGGAAAAATGGAAATTACAGCCTTCCGAAATCCGAGTTGTATCAATTGGCGGGAATAAAGGAAAAGCCGGAGATACCCAATCGGATCCATTTTGCCGATCCCGGCGGAATATCCCTTCCGGATCGGGAATCCATCCTGCAAAGCCTGTCGGTTTACAGGGAAATCCTGAACATCAAGATAAGAATGTTCCATCTTGTGCCCTGCCGGTTTCTGGTGCTTTACGAAGGTTCCTGCATCTGTCAGGTAAAGGTTCCGCTGAACCCGGGGGATGTCATCACGGACAATCTGGACAATGAATACGAAGTGTCCGAATGCCGCGAGAAAAAAACAGAAGATGGATATATTCTGGATCTGAAACCGTTTCCGGAGCAGGAAGAAAGTGCTTATGCGGACATGCATTCCCTTTCCTGGGACTCCAATGACAGCATCCTGTATGATTACCTGAGTGAGCTGCAGACGGAAGTGGAAAACGACACCCTGGATCCTCTGCTTTCCGTGGCGCTGGGACTGAAAAAGGAAGGACATCTGACATCCGATTCCTTGGTACAGC includes these proteins:
- a CDS encoding stage V sporulation protein D, with protein sequence MSAPAVTNRKRLLIFLLVTMLILFALIIRTGYIQLAWGNELQEKAMDQWTRTLDVYPKRGIIYDRNKVVLAQSASADSIAVRPGQLEDPKDASEKLAAILQMDGEELYKKLADKKKSEVWIKRQLSREESVKIRKLSIKGVYFTEEPKRYYPNGDLASHVLGFTMKYADPGEGLKGQEGLELYYDKYLKGVPGRIVMETDAKGKETSDNVERLVPPIDGWNLILTIDQTIQYFTEKAVSDAMDNYQASKIYAIVMDPKTGDILGMANRPNFDSNDPPRKLGYKAMEDYVKNIAVKDNMDPGSTFKIVTAASALEEGVVTKNSTFFDPGYRIVDGQRIKCWKVGGHGQQTFFEVVQHSCNPAFMDMALGLGVDRFYDYIHAFGFGSRTGVDIAGEESGVIMNQASVKNVDLARMGFGQAIAVTPLQLINAVSAVINGGSLMQPRLVRALDFDDGNKKSHEEIDPVKVRQVISPETSQIMREVLQSVVSEGSGKKAYIPGYRVGGKTGTAQKYSPGGGIKQGAVISSFIGFAPADDPQVIVLFMVDEPKVAVDFGSVVAAPYVKSILEDTLKYLGVKPVFDEDTRKETRKVTVPNVTGKSLTEAARVLHEAGLDYLAESSGTKVTKQMPLPEAEVLVDTTVLLYTGNGSGSAEGEGEQVAVPDVTKKSVREVNNILTSAGLRLQIEGSGISVRQDPPADTVVAPDTVVTVSFEPPK
- the rsmH gene encoding 16S rRNA (cytosine(1402)-N(4))-methyltransferase RsmH; amino-acid sequence: MEFHHTPVLLQETLKYLNPAPGGIYVDGTIGGGGHSIEILKRIVPGGRLIGVDRDPEAILAVSERLKDYGPFLSPVHGNYIEIREIMSDLGIPAADGMLMDLGVSSYQLDAVKRGFSYREDVRLDMRMDTTQEFSAYELVNGYPEAELARVIREYGEERWAKRIARFIVENRPIATTGELVKVIKKAIPASARRKGPHPARRTFQAIRIEVNQELSLLEDGIRNAVSILKPGGRLCIITFHSLEDRIVKRTFRNLQDPCICPPDAPICTCGRIPEVKILTKKPIIPNDVELETNPRSRSAKLRVCQKLQQNCGTHKQQGG
- the mraZ gene encoding division/cell wall cluster transcriptional repressor MraZ, with protein sequence MFIGEYQHTIDPKGRVILPAKFREELGEKFVVTKGLDHCLFVYPNGEWSNLEKKLRTLPLTSKDARAFIRFFFAGAAECGVDKQGRILIPANLRQHADLNKELAIIGVSTRVEIWDRDAWDAYNNESSLSQDKIVEHMAELGI
- a CDS encoding metallophosphoesterase translates to MKRCVFAIGDLHLSGAVNKPMDVFGSQWIHHWDRIQEDWRKRVGPKDIVLIPGDISWAMRLEEARPDLLSIGRLPGEKVLIRGNHDYWWSSLSRVRSILPPSMHVLQNDSFLLDGIAYCGTRGWIHPGTKDFGEHDTKIYKRELQRLKLSLDHANRSADSRIVLLHYPPFGEGGRITDAVRILEQYQLSHVVYGHLHGEGTRDAFEGEYKGTRYHLVSCDHIGFRLKRIA
- a CDS encoding nucleoside monophosphate kinase, with the translated sequence MNIILLGPPGSGKGTQGSLLARRLHVKQLSTGDLFREILNHPTHPLYPELQVIREGKLVSDDVVNKAVADGICKPEFQNGVIFDGYPRTIAQAEALDEILAGMGRPVDLIIELDVVPEVLFFRILGRQICPNCKRVFHESQHLEECPDCHVPLIRREDDNRETIRKRLEEYKGKTAPLQDYYHNHETAYIHFLVQDVSKTPQEINDGIMEQMKQKGIL
- a CDS encoding ribonuclease H-like YkuK family protein; this translates as MKSITYGEVSYGRMCSLIRKYIEEGRGNPVRITVGTDSQNFDITKVVLVVAVWRIGRGGIFFYDIRRTKKISNIEQKILFETGISLEMARKLSDDLTDAGMNCDIDIHVDAGYEGPSSKMIPEIVGWVKSCGFDCKIKPDSYAASSIADKYSK
- a CDS encoding helix-turn-helix transcriptional regulator; the encoded protein is MNRLGQKVKEARIKKGWTPKALAKKAGISESYLLEAEDGKKIMNENLVHRISKILKVNLNEGGDIYASAQETGNKEPAGAVRRESENAPFPARHAHIPAQATAPQWEQAFSTVLKDVQVYTQDLSGVLCQKKLVIQDNKVEGIPMDRAFFVRIEQETDLDRPKLRKGDLVLVQKTGAIDTAGVYIARFRNRVRIGEIKPLGGGLMLLGSRGGTREAETVNARDLSVIGKCMKAEISF
- a CDS encoding AAA domain-containing protein, which encodes MTELKLLCEKDGLYEDLDGVLDILTRRDRSSRPPAFLWSRVSDTVHRELLYRIASELNLPNPRLIPSKALEKHSFSFLNGASLNGLYSYYKTGMPRKPGVHIIAGICNKLDIPQVSKEDWLNFIRNNNLFSWGNVPNPIKREILCRAASELGYPHPIFLNNDDFSRRFHFLGNKSLTGLYTYYRNRYDGARGIIIRKMCEALDLTPSKEVWIAYITSPDTNIFWDIIPEEIIRWILYDAAEQLGYSNPRMFSIEDLKVGLGELNGMSLYSFASRYFAKDKHGARNIDFICDQFHIPHLTLKDWFSMISHQRNFRWDLIPNPYLKCILWRKAGEAGKEHPRMLKYEDMAEPCRFLNNKTLISLYNHHRPGAKKANRDTLQYICSLAGIPAMNAVQWIRVLSQPDSKTSWDRIPADVTRYILYRAAKELHLQNPRRLDYRDLCTARFDFLGGKTLSGLYTHYHEKQGDHGGALVQSLCDDLGIPALSNAEWIRMIADSSICHWENVPVKVQREILYRAASKMGLRHPRLMGTREFDSVPLSFLNGKTLSGLYYHYAARIKGRNNRINEFVFDQLSIPKMEIHPKTGRLNTLDNSTQTRYFDSLANRKDFVNEYLKRFPFTDLLRKYTAIRKAREAGIYRKGLITVLAPMSPGEYMDFLYEIVKNVPRDELGIRKRKNGNYSLPKSELYQLAGIKEKPEIPNRIHFADPGGISLPDRESILQSLSVYREILNIKIRMFHLVPCRFLVLYEGSCICQVKVPLNPGDVITDNLDNEYEVSECREKKTEDGYILDLKPFPEQEESAYADMHSLSWDSNDSILYDYLSELQTEVENDTLDPLLSVALGLKKEGHLTSDSLVQLPDDAFYNKTLPENETQRQAVQLSLSLDEEINPLAIIHGPPGTGKTTLIEEIALQSYERGENILILAKTNVAVDNILEKLYKDRVPIMRTGNHIEKKSSLSYAPVFSTSNAQYRDAIGDANCITLGTPMGFYLDRNKRDTSFDLLIIDEASQMDIPETLFSLGMAKKCIIIGDHLQIPPFPIQNEVLLEYDPDINLEKREKLQRSLFEKLITERGQYHTLFLDVNYRTENPHMISFISDLIYDGRLCPNHNSVYYSVPKQKREGLFPGQTIEVVDTSGIADIQARQETEQDSTYYNLSEAMLSVSKVLDLLKEGEKLSDICIITPYKAHAEKLKEVFLQHEKSFRNPEGLHRFIEKSIYTIDSFQGREQRNIIINWVRSNYGLPGMPTRTGFLKDYRRVNVALSRAKRKLILIGDYETLTQSENPRVRHIFTQIKQIRAKQKIVL